In Leptospira ellinghausenii, the following proteins share a genomic window:
- a CDS encoding ankyrin repeat domain-containing protein: protein MFQNLSSRIFKKIFPFLIIFLIAVVGNGCVEDETVIKNPPSLELRLFHAVEKGNIEEVKSLLAQGVSINAKDSLGNSSLIKAVDEEDLELAKFFIQKGANVNLRNTMGETALYRAVFRGNLDLVKLLVKAGAETKAKTVGGVSIIDLAEERGEDGILKYLESLK, encoded by the coding sequence ATGTTCCAAAACTTATCGAGCCGAATTTTCAAAAAAATCTTTCCATTTCTCATTATTTTTCTAATCGCTGTGGTTGGGAATGGGTGTGTGGAGGATGAAACTGTCATTAAAAATCCTCCTAGTCTGGAATTACGTCTCTTCCATGCGGTTGAAAAAGGGAATATAGAAGAAGTCAAATCATTATTAGCCCAAGGTGTCTCCATCAACGCGAAGGACTCACTTGGAAATTCCTCGCTCATCAAAGCAGTCGATGAAGAAGATTTGGAGTTGGCAAAGTTTTTTATCCAAAAAGGAGCAAACGTAAACCTTCGCAATACGATGGGTGAAACAGCTCTTTACCGAGCCGTGTTTCGTGGTAACTTAGACCTTGTTAAACTTTTAGTAAAAGCAGGAGCTGAGACAAAGGCAAAAACAGTAGGCGGAGTTAGTATTATAGATCTAGCAGAAGAACGTGGAGAAGACGGTATTTTGAAGTATTTAGAAAGTTTAAAGTAA
- a CDS encoding M20/M25/M40 family metallo-hydrolase has protein sequence MKANIWVWFILISILDCSFGQKVQYAELKKSYPIVNWESRRKEAVQYLTDILKIPSVRGNEIQVTKYIQSILTKEGISSRLIYDPKFPNRPNLVAELPATVPNPEPGIVLANHLDTVEFDVKEWKVNPLSGSVRDGRVWGRGAIDMKGMAVMELVAFLELKRSGIPRTRKTMYLALADEESGSVLGGKYITTEQKKIFEGYEYAINEGGVATRDIVIPGSTIFNIQYAEKGNIWLRAKITGTSGHGSSPPNQYPALALMQFFNEIRELDSDIRITEETDAFFYQLGTISSFPKSFFLKNARNPLIKPLLHSTIRSNRHLTAMTTNTKSITGFRTSEGEGGENVIAGEAIGRLDIRTLPGVDIEEFAKKVKVIATKYNAEITFTDINPTDISPIQTKFFRTLAAVSVNKFPNSTVTPFLSPGKTDNSYLRKIGIKAYGLIPAVLKAEDIDGMHGKNENMSIDHLELGTKILFETLVEMNQYRN, from the coding sequence ATGAAAGCAAATATTTGGGTATGGTTTATTTTAATTTCTATCTTAGATTGTTCCTTTGGACAAAAGGTTCAGTATGCCGAGCTTAAAAAATCATATCCAATAGTGAATTGGGAAAGTCGCCGTAAAGAAGCAGTTCAATACCTTACAGATATTCTAAAAATCCCATCAGTACGTGGGAACGAAATCCAAGTTACAAAATACATTCAATCGATTCTCACAAAAGAAGGGATTAGCTCACGTTTGATTTATGATCCCAAATTTCCAAATCGCCCTAACTTAGTTGCAGAACTTCCAGCGACTGTGCCAAATCCAGAACCTGGGATTGTCCTCGCCAACCATTTAGATACAGTTGAATTTGATGTGAAAGAATGGAAAGTGAATCCTCTGTCAGGCAGTGTGCGAGATGGCAGAGTTTGGGGTCGCGGAGCCATAGATATGAAAGGGATGGCAGTAATGGAACTTGTTGCCTTTTTGGAATTAAAACGTTCAGGAATCCCCCGCACTAGAAAAACCATGTACTTAGCATTAGCTGACGAGGAATCAGGCTCTGTACTCGGTGGAAAATATATAACAACTGAACAAAAAAAGATTTTTGAAGGTTATGAATATGCAATCAATGAGGGTGGGGTCGCGACAAGAGACATTGTGATTCCTGGTTCAACAATTTTTAATATCCAATATGCAGAAAAAGGAAATATTTGGTTAAGAGCAAAAATCACTGGAACAAGCGGACATGGTTCCTCTCCACCTAACCAATACCCTGCATTAGCTTTGATGCAATTTTTTAATGAAATCCGAGAATTGGATTCAGACATACGTATAACGGAAGAAACTGATGCTTTCTTTTATCAGTTAGGAACAATCAGTTCCTTTCCAAAATCCTTTTTCTTAAAAAATGCTCGAAATCCACTAATAAAACCTCTATTACATTCAACAATTAGAAGCAATCGCCATCTAACAGCTATGACTACGAACACAAAATCAATTACAGGATTTCGCACAAGCGAAGGTGAAGGAGGAGAGAATGTGATTGCAGGCGAAGCAATTGGTAGGTTGGATATTCGAACTTTACCAGGTGTTGACATTGAGGAATTTGCAAAAAAAGTTAAGGTTATTGCAACAAAATACAATGCCGAAATAACTTTCACTGACATCAACCCAACTGATATTTCTCCTATTCAGACTAAATTTTTTCGTACCCTTGCTGCAGTATCTGTAAATAAATTTCCAAATAGTACAGTAACTCCATTTTTATCGCCTGGAAAAACAGACAATTCTTACTTAAGAAAAATTGGAATCAAAGCCTATGGCCTAATCCCAGCAGTGTTAAAAGCGGAAGACATTGATGGAATGCATGGGAAAAACGAAAACATGAGCATTGATCATTTGGAATTGGGGACTAAAATATTATTTGAAACACTGGTTGAGATGAATCAATATAGGAATTGA
- a CDS encoding class I SAM-dependent methyltransferase codes for MILSQIKSWVSMYNKDFWNERYVSEEYIYGKEPNEFLHSRLPNIKKGKILFPCEGEGRNAVFAASLGWDVFAFDQSEAGRQKAIQLAKEKNVTFHYEISDALTYPYAPEQMDMVALIYSHFHKSIRTTVHRNCVRTLKPGGLLLLEGFSPEQLKYTSGGPKDPDMLYQLKDLRMDFSEMNVEYEETLETELNESPFHRGKASIVRIVLRKI; via the coding sequence ATGATACTATCACAAATCAAAAGTTGGGTGAGTATGTATAACAAAGATTTCTGGAACGAACGTTATGTGAGCGAAGAATATATTTATGGAAAAGAACCTAATGAGTTTTTACATTCTCGACTTCCCAATATAAAAAAAGGAAAAATCCTTTTTCCTTGTGAAGGAGAGGGAAGGAATGCTGTTTTTGCAGCAAGTCTTGGTTGGGATGTGTTTGCATTTGACCAGTCAGAAGCGGGAAGGCAAAAAGCTATCCAATTAGCAAAAGAAAAAAATGTCACTTTCCATTATGAAATTTCTGATGCTTTAACATATCCTTATGCACCCGAACAAATGGATATGGTGGCACTGATTTATAGCCATTTTCATAAATCGATACGAACAACTGTTCATCGAAATTGTGTAAGAACTTTAAAACCAGGTGGTCTTTTACTGTTAGAAGGTTTTTCTCCTGAACAATTAAAATATACATCAGGTGGGCCAAAAGACCCAGATATGTTATACCAACTAAAAGATCTAAGAATGGATTTTTCAGAAATGAATGTTGAGTATGAAGAAACACTTGAAACTGAACTCAATGAAAGTCCTTTCCATCGAGGCAAAGCAAGTATTGTGAGGATAGTTCTAAGAAAGATTTAA
- a CDS encoding nitroreductase, with translation MNPELISIHEVTKSVSEAMNTRHSIREYDPKPIPEEILNRIFETSLRSPSWKNSQPWKVHIVSGAKKELLAEKLTKTAKESAPTPETSWPESYPSDAKKRMFDLGMKIYGVAGIDRKDKEARDQFMLRNFSFFGAPTAVFITSKFDLNFFVGIDLGCFLQSVLLLAREEGLGTCPQAALGAFPEVVRETLGLPKEEKVIMGLSIGYPKADSDLNRFHTPREESSDLIRFY, from the coding sequence ATGAACCCAGAATTAATCTCCATTCATGAAGTAACAAAATCTGTTTCCGAAGCAATGAACACTCGTCATAGCATCCGAGAGTATGATCCTAAACCGATTCCAGAGGAAATTCTAAACAGAATTTTCGAAACATCGTTAAGGAGTCCCAGTTGGAAAAACTCCCAACCTTGGAAGGTTCATATTGTCAGTGGAGCCAAGAAAGAGCTACTGGCAGAAAAACTGACAAAAACAGCAAAAGAATCTGCACCAACTCCTGAAACGTCTTGGCCAGAATCTTATCCAAGTGATGCCAAAAAACGAATGTTTGATTTGGGTATGAAAATTTATGGAGTGGCTGGCATTGATCGCAAAGATAAAGAAGCAAGAGACCAATTTATGCTTCGTAATTTTAGTTTTTTTGGAGCACCGACCGCCGTTTTTATCACATCCAAATTTGATCTCAATTTTTTTGTCGGAATTGATTTGGGTTGTTTCCTTCAATCTGTTTTGCTTCTTGCAAGAGAAGAAGGACTTGGAACTTGCCCACAAGCTGCTTTAGGCGCTTTCCCTGAAGTGGTTCGTGAAACACTTGGTCTACCGAAAGAAGAAAAAGTGATTATGGGTTTAAGCATTGGTTATCCAAAAGCAGATTCGGATTTGAATCGATTCCATACACCGAGAGAAGAATCGTCTGATTTAATTCGATTCTATTAA
- a CDS encoding TetR/AcrR family transcriptional regulator, which translates to MKKEPTKLRLLAVSRNLFLKQGYSETGLNQIVDEAKTVKASLYQHFSSKEELGKEVLKIYSDENLNLLKTLMKRNPKPLDFIKAWVRILSREARMSQLFGCGMANFRAQINSDEVHIRSEIERIANQTIDCLSEFLQNSIQNGYISKKVDPNSLAKQLFIVYEGVLQSYRLLDDKKSLDELYKIAENLIPISE; encoded by the coding sequence ATGAAGAAGGAACCGACTAAATTACGTCTCTTGGCTGTCAGCCGAAACCTTTTTCTAAAACAAGGGTATTCAGAAACTGGTTTGAACCAAATTGTTGATGAGGCAAAAACGGTGAAGGCAAGTTTGTACCAACATTTTTCGTCAAAGGAAGAGTTGGGTAAAGAAGTTCTCAAAATTTATTCTGACGAAAATTTAAATTTACTCAAAACCTTAATGAAACGAAATCCAAAACCTTTAGACTTCATCAAAGCTTGGGTGCGAATCCTTTCCAGAGAAGCTCGGATGTCACAATTATTTGGATGTGGAATGGCGAATTTTCGTGCCCAAATTAATTCTGACGAAGTTCACATTCGTTCTGAAATTGAAAGGATCGCTAACCAAACGATCGATTGTTTATCTGAATTTCTGCAAAATTCAATCCAAAATGGTTATATTTCAAAGAAGGTGGACCCAAATTCACTCGCAAAACAGTTGTTTATTGTGTATGAAGGGGTATTGCAGAGTTATAGACTGTTAGATGACAAAAAATCATTAGACGAACTATATAAAATCGCCGAAAACCTAATCCCTATTTCAGAATGA
- a CDS encoding TonB-dependent receptor produces the protein MKSIVFHSRIRLIVLFLFVSTIGTVSIFAEGNLEVSIQIVKSNSGKPVPNAVVISKKGKTSGISNSEGIAKLQFPEPGYYEIKVSTADRTESLFREVRFKGQVILVSISETNLSGILVSGERDKTPLSRYGLVQEEIKRLPGVSGDSLKALQTVPGVVIGAPVGILPSVFTNIGTNLLTGNPYSNSERGDLSLRGGGTRQNQYYFDGFPLPYPFHLGNQSSVLNNNLIKSFDVYTGAFPAKYGYATGGIIAIEGTDRVDENKTIINVNLFLSDIYNQTKVLPGLAMISSGRKNYPNLVLLQAYPQGIPDDAKFAEYHDYQWKLIWDLHSDHRITFQTFGTRDRQAYTKAQADLERGGGDPRPPTGLDRMFRTDGVRYVWKGKSFRNTLSYSRTWFDEFFELRFTNPLTAENIFGLQNRTSDTITYVQNAFEWELWEEHLKFEAGVQGRFRETTLKGENISSYNRLFYNIFNDLLNSNAAFRSVIDGDRIRYREKSAYAEFQLKYGGFRFTPGARVDNYSGSNETNLAPRVTAGYVFDATKTSIMAGHGIHYNAPVSVEALSKKSGNPDLFMERAEHNSLGISQDFANNWQIKIEGFRNIFQNIIVPDAYIVDPYALNNDTRIFVNETAKVLANPITPKNLNYSNAGYGYSEGVEIFLKKTRDPREQSGLFGWISYTNSVTKRINNQSRLTSDETRNRTLQNSSRTLLAQTKLGTNYINYYDDNNLEIIYNNDKQELYDLDRTHILNLVFGYKFNPEWMIGGRLRYFSGTPYTPITGATRASQAATFGLNLYFPNYSGNYNSDRFLPFHQFDLRIDRIENYSWGYINTYIEFVNFYGRRNQAGFEFDNTKNYQRNQNPSPTYDTVNSPYIVSQTPNGKMAIIPLINIGMEVRF, from the coding sequence ATGAAATCTATCGTTTTCCACTCCAGAATTCGATTGATTGTCCTGTTTCTTTTTGTCTCTACAATTGGAACAGTTTCGATTTTTGCAGAAGGAAATTTAGAAGTTTCGATCCAAATTGTAAAATCCAATTCTGGAAAACCAGTTCCAAATGCGGTAGTGATTTCGAAAAAAGGAAAAACAAGTGGTATCTCCAATTCGGAAGGGATCGCCAAACTACAGTTTCCTGAACCAGGTTATTATGAAATAAAGGTTTCCACTGCTGATAGAACCGAATCGTTATTCCGTGAAGTTCGTTTCAAAGGACAAGTGATTCTTGTTTCGATCTCTGAGACAAATCTTTCTGGAATATTGGTGAGTGGTGAAAGGGATAAAACTCCACTCTCTCGGTATGGGCTTGTCCAAGAAGAAATCAAACGTTTACCTGGAGTTTCGGGTGATTCATTAAAAGCCTTACAAACCGTTCCTGGTGTTGTGATTGGTGCACCAGTTGGAATTTTACCATCTGTATTTACCAATATCGGAACCAATTTACTCACAGGAAATCCCTACTCCAATAGTGAAAGAGGAGACTTGTCCTTACGAGGTGGAGGTACCAGACAAAACCAATACTATTTTGATGGATTCCCACTTCCTTATCCTTTCCATTTGGGCAACCAATCCTCTGTATTAAATAACAATTTAATCAAATCATTTGATGTATATACAGGCGCATTTCCAGCAAAGTATGGTTATGCGACTGGTGGGATCATTGCCATTGAAGGTACTGATCGAGTGGATGAGAATAAAACCATCATCAACGTAAATTTATTTTTATCTGATATTTATAACCAAACAAAAGTATTACCTGGTCTTGCTATGATCAGTTCTGGACGAAAAAATTATCCCAACTTAGTGCTTCTCCAAGCATACCCACAAGGGATTCCTGATGATGCCAAATTTGCTGAGTATCATGATTACCAATGGAAATTGATCTGGGATCTTCATTCAGACCATCGAATCACATTCCAAACATTTGGAACAAGGGATAGACAAGCATACACAAAAGCTCAGGCAGATTTAGAAAGAGGGGGTGGAGACCCACGACCACCGACTGGCCTTGACCGAATGTTCCGAACGGATGGTGTGCGATATGTATGGAAGGGAAAATCGTTTCGAAATACATTGTCTTATTCACGTACATGGTTTGATGAATTTTTTGAACTTCGATTCACAAATCCTCTCACAGCAGAAAATATTTTCGGATTACAAAATAGAACCTCTGATACCATCACTTACGTACAAAATGCATTTGAGTGGGAATTATGGGAGGAACACTTAAAATTTGAAGCAGGTGTTCAGGGTCGATTTCGTGAGACAACTTTAAAAGGAGAAAATATTTCGTCTTACAACCGTTTGTTTTATAATATTTTTAACGACTTGTTAAATTCCAATGCAGCATTTCGATCTGTCATCGATGGTGATCGAATTCGTTACCGTGAAAAGTCTGCCTATGCAGAATTCCAATTGAAGTATGGAGGCTTTCGTTTCACTCCTGGTGCACGTGTAGATAATTATTCGGGAAGTAATGAAACTAATTTAGCACCTAGAGTTACTGCCGGTTATGTTTTTGATGCAACGAAAACAAGTATTATGGCTGGGCATGGAATCCATTATAATGCTCCTGTTTCTGTGGAAGCCTTATCAAAAAAATCAGGGAATCCAGATTTATTCATGGAAAGAGCAGAGCATAATTCTCTGGGAATTAGCCAAGATTTTGCAAACAATTGGCAAATTAAAATCGAAGGTTTTCGGAATATATTCCAAAACATCATTGTTCCAGATGCTTATATAGTCGATCCTTATGCTCTCAATAATGATACACGTATCTTTGTAAACGAGACGGCAAAAGTTCTAGCAAACCCAATTACTCCTAAAAATTTGAATTACTCTAACGCTGGTTATGGGTATTCTGAAGGAGTGGAGATTTTTTTAAAGAAAACAAGAGACCCAAGAGAACAATCAGGATTGTTTGGATGGATTTCTTATACCAATTCAGTTACAAAACGAATCAATAACCAATCGAGACTTACAAGTGATGAGACAAGGAATCGAACCTTACAAAACAGTTCTAGAACATTACTAGCACAAACTAAACTTGGTACAAATTATATCAATTATTATGATGATAATAATTTGGAGATCATTTATAATAATGATAAACAAGAATTGTATGACCTCGATAGAACTCATATTCTAAATTTAGTTTTCGGCTATAAATTTAATCCAGAATGGATGATTGGTGGTCGCCTACGTTATTTTTCTGGAACTCCATATACACCCATAACAGGAGCTACACGAGCAAGCCAAGCAGCAACATTTGGACTCAATTTGTATTTTCCTAATTATTCAGGAAATTATAATAGTGATCGTTTTTTACCATTCCACCAATTTGATTTGCGAATTGACCGCATTGAAAACTATTCATGGGGTTATATAAATACTTACATTGAATTTGTGAATTTTTATGGTCGGAGGAACCAAGCAGGTTTTGAATTTGATAATACTAAAAATTACCAACGAAACCAAAATCCAAGCCCCACTTATGATACAGTGAACTCTCCTTACATCGTATCCCAAACACCCAATGGTAAAATGGCCATCATTCCTCTGATCAATATAGGGATGGAGGTAAGATTTTGA
- the ilvD gene encoding dihydroxy-acid dehydratase: MSLNRYSRVLTQDESLPASQAMIIGSGVPYEDLNKPFVGIGSTGFDGNPCNMHLTTLAALQKKSVIDTKQMVGLLFNTIGVSDGITNGNDGMRFSLPSREIIADSIETISGAHFYDGLIFTAGCDKNMPGAIMAMARLNRPSIMVYGGTINGGHFKGEKLNIVSAFEAYGKKINGKISEEDFKEVIKNSCPGPGACGGMYTANTMATAIEVMGMSLPYSSSSPARSEEKKKECQEIGKYMYKLLEKDIKPSDIITPKSVLNALRVITILGGSTNAALHMIAIARTMGINLDLDQIQKVTDTTPLLADMKPSGKYLMEDLFAIGGTPAIMKFMLKEGMLDGSCMTVTGKTIAENLESLPDLPKDQDLLRPVSNPIKKEGHIQVLYGNIAKKGAVAKITGHEGEMFEGKAICFDSEVEANEGIRDGKVKPGHVVVIRYVGPKGGPGMPEMLKPTSAIIGAGLGDNVALITDGRFSGGSHGFVVGHITPEAMEGGEIALVENGDVISIDARTNKLDVKVSAEELEKRRANWKKPPYRVTSGYLWKYIQMVKDASTGCLTDR; this comes from the coding sequence ATGAGTTTGAATCGATACAGCCGCGTTTTAACCCAAGATGAATCTCTCCCAGCATCCCAAGCCATGATCATTGGTTCAGGAGTACCTTATGAAGATTTAAACAAACCTTTTGTTGGAATCGGTAGTACAGGTTTTGACGGGAATCCATGTAACATGCATTTGACAACACTTGCTGCCTTACAAAAAAAAAGTGTCATCGATACAAAACAAATGGTTGGTCTACTCTTCAATACAATTGGTGTGAGTGACGGAATTACTAATGGAAATGATGGGATGCGTTTTTCCCTTCCTTCGAGAGAAATCATTGCAGATTCTATCGAAACAATTTCCGGAGCTCATTTTTATGATGGTCTTATCTTCACAGCTGGTTGTGATAAAAATATGCCAGGAGCCATCATGGCGATGGCTCGCCTCAACCGTCCTTCCATTATGGTATACGGTGGAACCATCAACGGGGGTCATTTCAAAGGTGAAAAATTAAATATTGTATCTGCTTTTGAAGCATACGGTAAAAAAATTAACGGTAAAATTTCAGAAGAAGATTTTAAAGAAGTCATCAAAAATTCATGCCCAGGCCCTGGAGCTTGTGGAGGGATGTACACAGCTAACACTATGGCAACTGCCATTGAAGTTATGGGAATGAGTTTACCATACAGTTCGTCTTCTCCAGCACGAAGTGAAGAAAAAAAGAAAGAATGCCAAGAGATTGGAAAGTATATGTACAAACTTTTGGAAAAAGACATCAAACCTTCTGATATCATCACTCCAAAATCCGTACTCAATGCTTTACGTGTCATCACCATCCTTGGTGGTTCTACAAATGCTGCACTCCATATGATCGCCATTGCACGTACGATGGGAATCAATTTGGACCTCGACCAAATCCAAAAGGTAACCGATACAACACCTCTACTTGCTGACATGAAACCAAGTGGGAAGTATTTGATGGAAGACCTATTTGCTATCGGTGGGACACCTGCCATCATGAAATTTATGCTGAAGGAAGGAATGTTAGATGGTTCTTGTATGACTGTTACAGGAAAAACCATTGCAGAAAATTTGGAATCACTTCCAGACCTTCCAAAAGACCAAGACTTACTCAGACCAGTGAGTAACCCCATTAAAAAAGAAGGCCACATACAAGTGTTATATGGTAACATTGCCAAAAAAGGTGCAGTTGCAAAAATCACTGGCCATGAAGGGGAAATGTTTGAAGGGAAAGCCATTTGTTTTGATTCGGAAGTAGAAGCAAACGAAGGCATCCGAGATGGGAAAGTGAAACCTGGCCATGTAGTTGTGATTCGTTATGTGGGACCAAAAGGGGGACCTGGGATGCCTGAGATGTTAAAACCAACCTCTGCCATCATTGGAGCTGGTCTTGGTGATAATGTAGCCCTCATCACTGATGGAAGGTTTTCTGGGGGAAGCCATGGATTTGTGGTGGGTCATATCACCCCCGAAGCGATGGAAGGTGGCGAAATTGCATTGGTGGAAAACGGTGATGTGATCTCCATTGATGCTCGAACGAACAAATTAGATGTAAAAGTGAGTGCGGAAGAACTAGAAAAACGCCGTGCCAATTGGAAAAAACCACCTTACAGAGTGACGAGTGGTTATTTATGGAAGTACATCCAAATGGTGAAGGATGCAAGTACCGGTTGTTTGACGGACCGGTAA
- a CDS encoding pirin family protein, producing MKHKSILYAQKLDFQWPTSDPFLFCVHHEDFYPNGNGKFGPNASLQGRQIGQDFVGKDGWRMYHGETIPGFPGHPHRGFETVTVVQRGLVDHADSQGAAGRYGDGDVQWMTAGAGIQHSEMFPLINESEENTLELFQIWLNLPAKHKFVDPHFKMFWNEDIPVKILSDSNHKQVKIKTVAGSLFGDKALDPPPNSWAADRANEVGIYILDLDPEVQFVIPTTSKENNRNLYYFRGEGLVVDGTQVPGKHMYNLKADETIEIRNGSEAGRILILEGKPIAEPVVQYGPFVMNKQEEIQQAFDDYRKTQFGGWPWDSYDPVHVGKGRFAKHANGKEETPTNSK from the coding sequence ATGAAACACAAATCCATATTATATGCTCAAAAACTAGACTTCCAATGGCCAACTTCTGACCCATTTTTGTTCTGCGTACACCACGAAGATTTTTATCCCAACGGCAATGGAAAATTTGGACCCAATGCATCCTTACAAGGAAGACAAATTGGACAGGACTTTGTCGGAAAAGATGGTTGGAGGATGTATCATGGAGAAACCATTCCTGGTTTTCCTGGTCACCCCCATAGAGGATTCGAAACCGTAACAGTTGTTCAGCGTGGGTTGGTTGACCATGCAGATTCACAGGGAGCTGCTGGCCGATATGGTGATGGTGATGTGCAGTGGATGACGGCAGGCGCAGGGATCCAACATTCTGAGATGTTTCCACTCATCAATGAATCAGAAGAAAACACACTTGAACTTTTCCAAATTTGGCTCAATTTACCCGCTAAACATAAGTTTGTTGACCCACATTTTAAAATGTTTTGGAACGAAGATATACCAGTGAAAATTCTATCTGACTCAAATCATAAACAGGTCAAAATCAAAACGGTCGCAGGTTCTCTATTTGGTGACAAAGCATTGGACCCACCACCCAATTCATGGGCAGCAGACCGAGCAAACGAAGTGGGAATTTACATTTTGGATTTGGACCCTGAAGTTCAGTTTGTGATACCAACAACTTCCAAAGAGAACAATCGCAATCTGTACTATTTCCGTGGAGAGGGACTCGTTGTCGATGGAACCCAAGTCCCTGGAAAACATATGTACAACCTAAAAGCAGACGAGACTATCGAAATTCGTAACGGATCGGAAGCTGGAAGGATTCTGATCTTAGAAGGAAAACCAATTGCAGAACCGGTTGTCCAATACGGACCATTTGTAATGAACAAACAAGAGGAAATCCAACAAGCGTTTGATGATTACCGTAAGACTCAGTTTGGTGGATGGCCTTGGGATTCTTATGATCCCGTCCATGTTGGCAAAGGTAGGTTTGCCAAACACGCAAACGGAAAAGAAGAAACACCTACAAATTCAAAATAA
- a CDS encoding PAS domain-containing sensor histidine kinase, with protein MPTSQKSFEVLLAEIQKLEQENQTLKQFQISQNNHQTKISDLLHFTQFSIDTISDSILWLDENGKYIFVNNAACINFGYSKEEFLSMTMFQVDPLFTKEIWDAHWQEILERKSFTLETINKRKDGKTIPIEVTVNLVEYDGKKYNCAIARDITEHKLNESKLKQAALKLSELNATKDKFFSIIAHDLRGPLGSHREFTKNLSEKITILSNEDRLLNLQILNESSEKLYSLMENLLHWASTQNGMITFQPVLISLYDLVHKTIDLFSLSIHKKNLSLKNQIPKTFHLIADSFMIETIFRNLISNAIKYSNYNQTIEIGCNPSQAKNDTKSKNSCFYVKDEGIGMSKDQINSLFRLDQKVSTPGTAQEVGTGLGLILSKDFIEQHGGKIWVESVLQGGTTFYFELGQDTI; from the coding sequence ATGCCTACTTCGCAAAAATCCTTCGAAGTCCTCCTCGCTGAGATCCAAAAATTAGAACAGGAGAACCAAACTCTAAAACAGTTTCAAATAAGTCAAAACAACCACCAAACAAAGATTAGCGATTTACTTCATTTTACTCAATTTTCGATCGATACCATATCTGATTCCATCCTGTGGTTGGATGAAAATGGTAAGTATATTTTCGTTAACAACGCGGCTTGCATTAATTTTGGGTATTCGAAAGAGGAATTTCTTTCGATGACAATGTTTCAAGTTGATCCTCTCTTCACAAAAGAGATTTGGGATGCACATTGGCAAGAGATATTAGAGAGAAAATCTTTTACATTAGAAACAATCAATAAACGAAAAGATGGAAAAACAATTCCTATTGAAGTGACTGTTAACTTAGTAGAATACGATGGCAAAAAATATAATTGTGCGATTGCACGTGATATCACCGAACATAAACTAAATGAATCTAAACTTAAACAAGCAGCACTAAAATTGAGTGAATTAAATGCGACGAAAGATAAATTTTTTTCAATCATTGCTCACGATTTGAGAGGGCCTCTAGGATCCCATAGAGAGTTTACCAAAAATTTAAGTGAAAAAATTACAATACTATCCAACGAAGATAGGTTACTTAACTTACAAATTTTAAATGAATCGTCAGAAAAACTCTATTCTCTCATGGAAAATTTACTCCACTGGGCTAGCACACAAAATGGAATGATCACATTCCAACCTGTTTTGATTTCTTTATACGATTTAGTTCACAAAACCATTGATCTTTTTTCATTATCAATTCATAAAAAGAACTTATCACTCAAGAATCAGATTCCAAAAACATTTCACTTGATTGCTGATTCTTTTATGATCGAAACAATTTTTCGTAATTTAATTTCAAATGCAATCAAGTATAGCAATTATAACCAAACAATTGAAATTGGATGTAATCCTTCTCAAGCAAAGAATGATACTAAGTCTAAAAACTCTTGTTTTTATGTTAAAGATGAAGGGATTGGAATGTCAAAGGATCAAATCAATTCTTTATTTCGCTTAGACCAAAAGGTTTCAACACCTGGAACAGCACAAGAAGTAGGTACTGGACTTGGTCTCATCTTGAGTAAAGATTTTATAGAACAACATGGTGGTAAAATTTGGGTCGAAAGTGTGTTACAAGGAGGGACAACGTTTTACTTTGAATTAGGACAAGACACAATCTAA